AAACTCATAATGAACACTCCTCACAAGGCAAAGGGTCAAAGACCAACCTCGAAAGATTGGCATGACCCTCAACTGTAGGGGGCCAAATCCCTACAGACTGTATCCAATGTGCTTAATCCAATGTGCTTAAACGTGTTCGGCTATACAGTCACGTGCGGAATGGGTGGATAAATGTTTGTTTTTTCCTGTATTCAGGATATTTCTATCATTCTTAAACAAGATTCTAACAAAATTTTACCTCTGCTTAGTTTGCCCTTAACCTTAGGCGCTTATCGTGCAGCCAGAATGGTCAGCCAACCTGCCTGAGAGGAACTGGATTATGAGCATGCATCAAACCCCTGTAGAAAGGCCCTCTACGCAAGCCAAGGTCAAGTCCTTCCTACTGCCTGCCCTGTTGCTGGGGTTGTCTTTATTGGGAGAAGTCCAACCTGCTGCCAGCCAAGAGGTGACCGAGCTGACGTTTTACTATCCGGTGCTGGTGCCGGGGCCGATTACGGAGCTGTTTGACCAACTGGTGAGCGACTTTACCGCCAAAAACCCCGATGTTCGAATCACACCCGTCTATTCTGGAAGTTACGACGAAACCACCAATCGCATTCAAACGCAGCTACGGGCTGGCGGAGAGCTGCCCGATCTGGCAATTATCGGCAACCAGCACACGGTGATGTACGTGGATTTGGATGCCATTGTGCCGTTGGATGAGCGAATCCAAGCGGAGGGATCCGACTTCGAAGCCGATCTCGTGCCCGCCTTCATGCTCAACACCCGCTTCCGGGGCCAAACCTGGAGCATTCCCTTTCAACGCAGTACGCCGGTGATGTACTACAACAAGGATATGTTCCGGGCAGCAGGGCTGGATCCGGAGTCGCCCCCCACCAACTGGGCAGAAGTGATTGAGTATGCTCAAAAACTGACCCAACGGGATAGCAGTGGCAATGTCACCACCTGGGGGATCCAGATCCCTTCTGATATCGATGCTTGGGTGATCCAAGCGATGGCGGTGGGCAATGGGCAGCCTTGGGTGAACGAGACGGATGCCAACCGAGTCTTTTTCGACCATCCCGCCACCATTGGTGTGCTGCAACACCTGCGTGCCTTGGCGGAAGATTATCAGGTGATGCCGGGTGGGTTGATCCCATGGGCCCAAATTCCTGCCGAGTTCACCAGTGGCAAAGCCGCCATGGTTTATCACACCATCGGCAGCCAAACCAGCATCCTCAAGCAAACCGAAGGGAAATTTGAAGTAGGGGTGGCCTTTATCCCCGGCGGCCAAAAGTACGGGGTGATCACCGGCGGCGGCAACCTCGCCATTTTCAAACAAAGCAGCCCGGAAGAACAGAATGCCTCTTGGCGCTTTATTCGCTTCTTGCTGGAGCCAGAACAAATGGCCACCTGGTCTGCGGGCACAGGCTACTTGCCCGTTACCCGATCAGCCTATGAGCATCCGATCTTCCAAGAGTATCTGCAACGGGCACCGGGGGCGGCGGTAGCCTTTGAACAGTTGAACGTAGCTGCCAAACAAATGGCTGTACACGAGTTGCTACGGGTTACCGACGTGGTGAAAGCCGGGATCCAAGCCAGCATTACGGGAGAAAGCACCCCTGAACAAGCCATGCAGAGGGCCCAAGCAGAAGCCGATGCCATTCTCAGTCGTTACCGGGACTGATCCATGGGCCATCAGCCAAAACGGAGAGCCACTCGTACACAGCACTGGCTGGGATTTCTGTTGGTCTTACCTACCCTGGTCGTGGTGGTTCTCTTCACCCTCCTCCCTTTGGGTTTGGCTCTGTACAGCAGCCTCACCATCGACAAGTGGACGGATCCCTTCGGGGAGAATGGCACCTTTGTGGGTTGGGAAAATTACCGCACCCTGTTTGCCGATCCGGTATTCCAAAAAGTGCTACAGAATACGGGCCTCTTCATTGGGGTAACGGTACCGATCAGCCTGGCTCTGGCCTTTGGGCTGGCCCTATTGCTCAATCAGCAGATGGCTGGCCTAGGGCTGCTACGGCTGGGCTTTTTCTACCCGACTGTACTGCCGATGGTGGGGGCGGGTACCATTTGGTTGTTCATCTACAATCGCAACTTTGGTCTGGCCAATGACTTGGTGAGTTGGCTAGGGCTACCCCGGCAAAATTGGTTGGGTACGCCCCAGTGGGCTTTGTGGGCCGTGATGGTGATGAGCATTTGGAAATCCACCAGCTACTATTTGATCTTTTTTTTGGCGGGGTTACAAAGCCTACCCACAGAGGTGATGGAAGCAGGCCAACTGGATGGGGCCAATCGTTGGCAACGGTTTTGCTACCTAACTCTGCCCTTGATGCGTAACACTATCTTTTTTGTCACAGTGATTGCTCTGGCAGCCGCCTTTCAAACCTACGATCAAATAGCGGTTCTAACCAAAGATGGCGGCCCCAATCATGCCACCAATTTGCTGCTGTTCAACGTTCGTATTGCCTTCAGCAACGGGGATTACGATTTAGCCAATGCCCAAAGTATCCTGCTGGTGTTGATGGTCTTGTTTTTAACTTTACTGGCCTATGGACTGGCGGAAGCTGGACAAACAAAGGTGGACTGAGAATGCAAGGATACGAATTCAAGGGAGTTGAAATATCAATGCGTGGGATCCAAAACCGACTGGCAACACTGGCCACCTGGGGACTGATGGGGCTTTGGTTGGTACCTCTGGTCTGGGTGGTGGCCATTTCGTTGCGTCCAGAGGCGGTGCCTTTGGGGCGGGGATCCAGCCTGTATGCAGGGAGCTTCACCTGGCAAAATTATGAGCAGGCTTGGCGAACCATCGCCCCTAGCTATACCAATACCGTAATCATCGTGTTTGGAACCCTAGCGGTGCAGTTGGTCACGATTACGTTGGCAGGGTATGCTTTTGCTCGACTACGGTTTTGGGGCCGCGAGGGTTGGTTTCTACTGAGCCTAGTTCAGATCATGATCCCGATTACGGCATTGATTATCCCAAATTTTTTTATCATTCGCTCCCTTGGTCTTTATGACACCGTTTGGGCAGTGATGGTACCTTATTTTGGCTCCGCCTTTGGTACCTTTTTGATGCGACAAACCTTTCGAAGCGTACCGATTGAGCTAGAAGAATCCGCCCGCATAGATGGGGCTAACTTTCTACAGGTTTTACTCTATGTTTACCTGCCGATGGGGATCCCGGGTTTGGTGGCTTTTTCTTTGGCTTCAATCGTTTATCACTGGAACGACTTCTTGTTTCCTCTGTTGGTCACTGCTGACAAAGCTAGTCCCCTCAGTGTTCGTCTCTCCATTTTGGCTGCTACTGAAGGTGGGATCCAATGGCCACAATTGGCAGCAGCGACCGTTTGGGTAATTTTGCCCCTACTCTTGCTTTTCATGGTTTTACAGCGACAATTTGTACAGAGCTTTGCTCGCTCGGGCCTCAAATAGCCATAAAAAACTTCTGGTTTTAATTTTCCTTTAATTCTGTTTTAACCCCACTGATCAATGCTAGCCAAACTCTCTGCCGCTGAACGTCAGCAATATATCCTTGATCAGATCCAAAAAAAAGGATCCATCAGTGTTTCTGATACTGCTATTACTCTTAAAGTTTCAGAGATGACCGTGCGACGGGATTTGATGGAGTTGGAAAAACGGGGCTTACTGCAACGGCGACATGGAGGGGCAACTCTTCTGACCGCCCAACTTCTAGACGACCTCTACTCCTGGGAAACTCGGGTTCGCCACAATGTGGAGGCAAAGGTAGCCATTGCCAAGGTGGCGCTGGGATTGATTTCCGAGGGGGACAAATTAATTTTGCACAGTGGTACAACAGTTGCTTTGCTGGCGCGAATGTTGCGCAGTTATGGCAGCCTGACCATCGCCACCAACAGCATCTTGAGCATGGAAGAATTGCTCGGCTCTCCCCAGGTAGAAGTAATCTTAACTGGAGGGATCCTCAATCCTGACTTAAAACAATTGGCAGGCCCTTTGGCCTTACAATCCCTCAACTCGATTCGAGCTGATAAGGTCTTTTTAAGCTGTAGCAGTATTTCCACCCAGGATGGGCTATTTTTTACCAGCGCCATGGATGAAGTAGCCCTCGAACAAGCCTCCATCCGCAACTGTCGGGAGGCCTATTTGCTCGTGGATCACAGTAAGTTCCAACGTTCTGATTTTTGGGTGGTTGGGCAACTGACGCAACTTAAAGCCGTCATTACCGATGCCGGGATCCCTCCAGAACGAGTCAAAGAGATGGAAGCTGCTGGGATCCCTTGTATTGTCGCTTAGCTATAGCGGATCCCGGCCTCTCTCCAGCGATCCATCGCCTGCCCCATGCGCTCACAATCGGCAATCAAACTAATCCGCACATAGCCTTCGCCCCCTTCCCCAAAAGCATTGCCTGGAGTCACCACAACCCCCGTCGATTCCAAAACCCGCAAGGCAAATTCCGTCGAACCTTCTGCCCCACCACTGGCCGTGCGAGGGGTCGGGATCCAGAGGTACATCGTCGCCTGAGGAGGAGAGAGCCGCCAGCCCAATTCCGCCAACCGGCCAATCAGATAGTCGCGGCGGGTTCGGTAACGTTCTTGCACTTGGTGTAGGTAGCTATCCGGCAGGCGCAGAGCCGTTTCAGCAGCCTTCTGAATGGCAGCGAAAATGCCGTAATCCAGGTTGGTTTTCAGGGTACGCAGGCTTTGGATAATTTGGCGGTTGCCCACCACAAATCCCACCCGCCACCCGGCCATGTTGTAGGTTTTGGAGAGGGTGTGAAACTCCACCGCCAGCTCTTTAGCACCAGGGATCTGGAGCAAGCTGGTGGGCTGGTAGCCATCGAAAGCCAGCTCTGCATAACAGAGATCGTGCACCAGAATCAGATCGTAGCGGCGGGCAAATTCCACCACCGCCTCGAAAAAAGAGCGGGGTGCAACCGCCGCCGTCGGGTTGTTTGGGTAATTGAAATAGAGCACCCGCGCCTGCTGGGCCACTTCTGCGGGAATTTCCTCCAAATCGATCAGCCACCCGTTTTCGGCCCGCATCATCATTGGGTAAATTTGTCCACCGGCAATCATCGGGCCACGGAAATGAGCCGGATAGGCGGGGCTAGGCACCAACACCAAATCTCCCGGATCCACATAGGCCAAAGCCAGATGGGTGAGTCCTTCTTTGGATCCCAGTAGGGGCAAGGCTTCCCCATTGGCATCTAGCTCCACCCCATAGCGGCGGTAGTACCAATCCGTAATCGCCTGACGGAAACTGGCCGTGCCTTCAAAGGGCGGGTAACCATGATGAGCGGGATCCGCAATCGCCGCTTGGGCTGCCTCCACCACCGGCTGAGGGGTAGGACCGTCGGGATTCCCCATCCCCAAATCAATCAAGTCCAATCCCTGCTGGCGGGCGCGGGCCTTTAGCTCATCCAAACGGGCAAAGACATAGGCGGGCAGTTTATTCAGCCGTTGGGCAGGGATGAGGGCACGGTTCATAAAAAAAAAATACTGGGGGACTGAGGGATCCGGTGCAGCCGTCACTTGGGGTTAACTACCCAACTTACCGCCAGAGCCGGATCCAAAGCAATGGTTTGGTTTGGGCATTTGGGATCCCAAACAGTTAGGATAAATATCCCGATTTTCAACAGGTTGGACGGTGCCGTTACCGCTTGTGGCTATTGTTGGTCGCCCGAATGTGGGCAAATCCACCCTCGTCAATCGCATGGCAGGGACCCGTTCGGCCATTGTGCATGACGAGCCGGGAGTGACACGGGATCGTCTGTACCAGGAGGTGGAGTGGAATGGGCGTCGGTTGCGGGTGGTGGATACTGGCGGCCTGATTTTTGGGGATGATAGTGAATTTTTGCCCCATATTCGTCAGCAAGCGATGGCAGCACTAGCCGAGGCCCAAGCCGTGATCTTGGTGGTGGATGGCATGGAGGGGTTGCTTCCTGCCGATGTAGAAGTGGCCAGTTGGCTGCGCAAACAACCCCTGCCAGTGGTGGTGGCCGTGAACAAATGCGAATCGGGGCAAATGGGACTGGCCCAGGCAGCCGCCTTTTGGGAGCTGGGACTGGGGGAGCCGATCCCCTGTTCCGGCATTCATGGCAATGGCGTGGCAGAAGTGCTGGAAGCGGTGTTGCCGCATCTGCCAGAGTCAGTTCCAGACACCGCCGAGCAAGAACCGATTGCCATCTCTGTGGTGGGGCGGCCCAATGTTGGCAAATCCAGCCTACTGAATCGTTTGGTGGGATCCGAACGGGCCATCGTCAGCCCCATTTCCGGCACCACCCGCGATGCCATCGATACGGTGATCGAGTGGGAGGGACGGCCCTACCGGTTGATCGATACCGCCGGGATCCGCAAGAAAAACCGAGTCGATTATGGGGTGGAGTTTTTTAGCATCAACCGCGCCTTCAAAGCCATTCAACGCTCAGATGTCGTGTTGCTGGTGATCGATGCCCTGGATGGGGTGACGGAGCAGGATCAAAAGCTGGCCAGCCGTATCGAAGAAGAGGGCCGCGCCTGTGTGATCGTGGTCAACAAATGGGATGCCGTCGAAGACAAAGACACCTACACCCTCAACGAATTCACCTGCGACATCCGCGCCAAGCTCTACTTTTTGGAATGGGCACCACTCCTCTTTGTCAGCGCCCTGACTGGGCAACGCACCCAGAAAATCTTTGAACAGGTGGATACTGTTGTCGCCGCCCATCGTAAACGCATCTCTACTGCCGTGGTGAACGAAGTGCTCCAAGATGCCCTTTCCTGGCAATCCCCACCCACCAATCGCCAAGGCAAACAAGGAAAAATCTACTACGGCACCCAAGTTTCGGATCGGCCACCGACCTTTGTCTTATTTGTCAATGACCCGGATCTGTTTAAAGATAATTACCGACGCTTCATGGAGAAGCATTTTCGGCAAAACCTTGACTTTACGGGTACCCCGATTCGCTTTCGTTGGCGGGGAAAATCCGAGCGTTCGGTGGGGCGGGCTGTGCAGAAGTTAGAGGGATCCCCATCACCTCGCTAGGCCAAGATGGAAGTGTTTACAAGTTCCCTCTCTCCCAATGGAGTTCATTCCTAGTCCAAGCCTATGGCCGTTGATCCGAATGTTAAAACGATTGTGGATAACCGCCGTGCCCGGTTTGAGTACGAAATTTTGGAGACCTACGAAGCCGGGATCCAGCTGACCGGAACGGAGGTGAAATCCATCCGGGCGGGGAAGGCCAACCTGCAGGATGCCTTTGCTCTGTTTCGGGATGGAGAAGCCTGGCTGCACAATTTGCACATTTCCCCCCACGGCACCGCCAGCAAGGTGTTTAACCATGATCCCACCCGGCGGCGCAAGCTGCTGCTGCATCGCAAAGAGATCAACCGCATGATGGGCTTGGTGGAGCAAAAAGGGCTGACGGTGATCCCCCTGAAGTTGGTGCTGAATCGGGGCTGGATCAAGGCTCATCTCGGGGTGGCTCGCGGTAAAAAATTACACGATAAACGGCAAGCGATCAAAGACCGGCAAACCCAGCGGGATATCCAACGAGAATTGAAGGAGCGTTGACATAGCCCTGGTTGGAGCTTCGCCCCACCCCACTTGGCACGCGGGCCTAGCGGAGTATGCCGGGGGAGGGGATCCCGTAGAAACACGGTTGAATCGATGTATCTTTACCTAGATGTGATTCCAAGAAATTGTTGAATCTCTATATATTCTCGGTTTCCCCAGTTTTTTCCCTGTGGAAAGCTAGGATGGCGCATCCCACATCCTGAGCCTTTTTCAAAACAGGTTTTTGTAACGTGAGCAATTGGCTGCGTGAGTGGTTCTCCCCGCAAGGATTCATGCCCCATGGCCAGTGCTACCTATGGGAGCAAGATTTGCTTTGGCTACATGCCATCGCCGATAGCCTGATCAGCCTGGCTTATTTTTCGATTCCACTGTTGCTCATCTACTTCATTCGGCAGCGGCAGGATGTTCCCTTCAAGCGGGTCTTTGCTTTGTTTAGCCTGTTCATCATCTCCTGTGGCCTGACCCACCTGATGGGGGTATGGACGCTGTGGCACCCCGCCTATTGGATCTCTGGCTGGCTGAAAGCGTTGACAGCTCTCGTTTCTCTTTATACGGCTGTTGAATTGATCCCGATCATCCCGAAAGCCTTGAGTTTGCCGAGTCCTTCTGCTTTGGCAGCAATAAACCAAGCCTTGTCTCAGGAAATCCAGGAGCGACAAGCCGCCGAAGCACAAGTCCATCAGCTAAACGAACGGTTGCAAAAACAGGTGGATGAGCTGGAGCGGCTGAACCTCCTGAAAGATGACTTCTTGAGTACCCTTTCCCATGAGTTACGCACTCCCCTCACCAGCATTCGCCTTTCGGTGGAGCTGTTGCAGTTGTCTCTGGGGCAGTTTTCCCTTTCTGACAAGCAACAGCAGTATCTGAGCTTGCTTCGTCAAGAATGCCAACGGGAGATCGAGCTGGTGGAAGATCTGCTCATGCTACAAGAGCTGGAGACGAATTCCTATTCCAAAAACCCAGAAGACTTGAATTTCTCGCAGTGCCTAACCGCTTGGGTGCAACTGCTGCAGGAACAGGCACTGGCTGCTCAACAGTCTCTGAGCTTGCAGATTCGCTCTTTCTTTCCGCCACTGCGATTGGATGCCACCGGCTTAGAGCGCATTCTGCGGGAGCTGATCGTCAATGCCTGTAAGCATGGAGATCGCCCTGGTCAAATCCAGGTAGAAGCCACCCTAAATCCCAGACCCATTGGCGAAAACAGCCCCTACCACTTAGTACTGCAGGTGCGCAACACCGGAAACATTCCCCCAATGGAACTGCCCTATTTGTTTAATTCGTTCTATCGGGTGCCCCAGGCGGATCCCTGGAAACAAGGGGGGACAGGCTTAGGGCTAGCCTTGGTCAAAAAATTGGTGGACTCCATGCAGGGCAAAATAACCGTCAAAAGCAAGGATGGCTGGGTCAGCTTTTGGGTAGAGTTACCGGTGGCTCCGAGCCTTGAGGCAGAAACTGATATCTCCCTCAACTACCGTTAGAATCTTTCCCCTTTTTTCCCTTTGTCCAGCACCCATTTTTGGTAGCACTCGATACAATGCTCTGGGGTAGGATCCCCATGATGGAACTTGGGATTTCTAATTGAGTCCCTGCTTAGATCCCTGCCCTGCTGTATTGTCGGAGCTGCTTGTGAACTGGAACCTTACCCGTACCGTTTCTCCGCTGAAAAGTCTGGCTGTTGGCCTGTCGGTAGCTGCTTTGATGGGGGCTACACCCACTTCGGCACAGGATCCCTTCAAGGTGGGTATGGTGCTGGTGGGGCCGATGCAGGATGGAGGTTGGAGCCAGGCTCACGTACAGGGTAGCGAATACGTCAAGGCCCAGTTGCCCGGTGTGGAATTCGATTATCTGGACAAAGTCAACCCGGCGGATCGACCGAATGTGCGGGCCTCACAAGTGGCTGATGACATGATCGCCCAAGGGGCTAGGGTAATCATCTTCACCTCAGATGATCACAAAGATGATGCGGTTGAAACCGCCCGTCGGCATCCTGAAATTGCGGTCATTCACGCCTCCGGAGATATGGCCTGGCCGGAAGGAAAGAATTACATCGAGCAGCCCAACTTGGCCAACATCATGCCCCAGATGGAAGAAATGCGCATGGTGGCTGGATGTGCCGCAGCCCTGGGATCCGAAACCGGCAAAATCGGCATGCTGGGGCCCTTGATCAACGATGAAACCCGCCGTTATGCGGCTGCAGCCTACCTGGGAGCCAAGTATTGTTGGGATACCTATCGGGATCGCCCTGAAGAGCTGGAGTTCCGCGTCACCTGGATTGGTTTTTGGTTCAATATTCCCGGTGTCACCTTAGATCCGACCAAAGTCGCGGATGATTTTTATAATGGCGGCTTTGATGTGGTCATGTCGGCGCTGGATACTCCAGAAGCGGCGGTACAAGGGAAGCGGGCTGCCGAGGCTGGACAACGGGTACGCTACACTGGCTACGGTTTGGCAACAGGATGCGACTTTGCCCCCGACATTTGCTTAGGGGTTTCCTATTACAACTGGGGGCCCGGCTATAAAGAACTGATCGAAGCTGCCAAGGCTGGCACCTTTGAGAGCCAATTCGTTCGTCCCCCGATCGACTGGTCGGATATCAACAATCCCGATACCTCTTCTGCTGGCTTTGTGATCGGCGATGCTTTGGGAGCCGAGGAGCGGGCCAAGTTAGAGGAGTTTATCGCTGGCTTAGGGAATGGCAGCATCGAGCTGTTCAAGGGGCCATTGAACTTCCAGGATGGCACGCCTTTCCTCGCTGAGGGCGAAGTGGCTAGCGAAGCCGACATCTGGTACCTTGGTCAACTGCTCGAAGGGATGGATGGCGCCAGCAACTAACGACCCCAGCAGGGATCCCAATTATCAATTATTATAATTGTGCATTGGGTTCAGCAGTATGCTCTAAGCGCTCTAAGCAACGACATTGCACTTGCCAAGCATCAACGATGTGCCCCGCTGTTGGTCACGCTCCAGGTAGCGGGAAGAACTGATCCGTTTCTTGCACCCGTTGACACCAGGCTTGAATGCTGGGGAAGGGCTTGAGGTCGAACCCGCCCTGCTCTGCCACATGCGTATAGGTGAATAGAGCGACATCGGCAATGGTGTACCGCTCACCCACAAAAAAGGTTTTACCTTCTAGGTGGGTGTTCATGATGCGCAGAGCATCCGTGCCCAACTTGAGATTTTGTTCAATCAGACTGGCATTCGCTTCAGCTTGACCGGCACGCACCCAAAACCGGGTGGTGGCAATATAACGGGCAATGCGGGTTTGCTCAAAGAATAGCCATTTTAAAATCTCGGCTCGTTCCAGCTTGGTTTGGCCGTACATTGGGGTATCTTCTGCCAAGTAGACCAGAATGGCTGCTGACTCGGCCAGCACTACACCACTTTCCAGTTCTAGGGCCGGGATTTGCCCAAACGGATTCTTGGCCAAGTACTCCGGTAGACGGTTCTCTCCTTGCCTGGAATTGACCGATATCCCTTCGTAAGGGATCCCCAACTGTTTGAGGAGCAACTCCACCTTGTAGCAATTCCCAGAGGTCGGGATCCCGTACAGTCGCAACATCGTTAACCTCAGCCCAAAGCACTCAATATCAGCAACCCAAACCACCCTACCTCCAACACTTTAAAATTATAAAGATTGCCATAAAGGTTGCTGGGAAAAACGCCTCCCCTTGTGGGTGGGGATGAGAGGCAAGGCAGACGACGGGGTATGCCTACGGCAGGCTGCGCCAACAATACCCCCTGAGCCTGCCAGAAATCTATCGGGTTGAAGTGAAGTTAATCTGCTCTACAAGGTTGTGCGCGAAGCCCGTGATCCTGACCGGGTGCTCCTTATTTCTAGAGAGCACCTATGACGCTGCGGCTAATTTAGCCCATTGGGATAAAGCTGCCCTCAGACAAACTTGGTTTAAGTGAAAAGCATCTTGTTGGTTAGGCTCTGAAATGTCAGCATAGGTAAGCACGAGCTGACTTGGCTCCTGTTCTGGAAGGGATCCCTTGTGACGTTGAGTTTGCCCCTTGTCCTAACGGCGATTTTCCCATCTAAGCGCCGCCTGGAGGATCTGGATCCCCCCCTTTGGGTGAAACGGTTGTGGATTTTCTGCCTCTGTGGGGGCATGTTTGCCTTTTTTGCCCAAGCCACCGCCTTTTTCCCGATTCTGCCGGTTTATCTAACCGAACGCTGGGGATCCACGGCTCCGGTGGGGTTGGTGGTGGGGGCGATGGCGGCAGGGGTGTTGATGTTGCGGCCTTTGATTGGTATAGCCCTAGATAAGTGGGGGCGAAAGCCCTTGTTGTGTCTTGGATTATTGGCGGCATTGTTGATTCAGCCGTTGTACCTGCTGGCCCATAGCCCGGAGTGGTTGCTACCGGTGCGGATCTTACATGGCCTCAGTCAGGCGGGGGTGGCAACGGGATCCCAAACCCTTTTGGCAGACTTGGTTCCTCCAGAACGGCGGGCTGCGATGATGGGCTACCTGGCTATGGCCAATACCCTGGGGTTTGCCTTTGGGCCGTGGTTGGGCACCCGCCTCTACCAAGCAGGAGGATTTGAACAGTTCATTGTCGGTCTGCTCTGGCTGCTCATTCTCGGGATCCTGCTCAGCTTTGTGTTGCCCTGGTTACCCCCTCCCCAAAAGTCGGACTTTCCCCATGATGGAACCCCTAGCCCTTGGTCGGCGCTGCTGTATTTTCCAGTACGGGAGGCAACTTTTTTGTTCCTGATTAGCTCCTTACTGCACGGGGGCCTGACCACTTACCTGCCTTTGTTGGTGGCTGAAACGGGGGATTTTTACAGCTTATTTGCCTTGGGGGCGGTGGTTGTGCGTTGGGCCCTAGGGCAATGGGGGCATCGGGTTTCCTACCGGTTTTTGTCTACAACGGCTTTTTGTTGTTCCAGTTTGGCGTTGATGGGCATTGTCTGGCAGCCGGGCTGGCTCAGCAGTTGGGCAATTCTCTACAGCTTGGGGTTTGGCACGGTGTTTCCGGTATTGTCAGCAATTGTCTCCTTAGCTGTGCCGCCAGAACAGCGTGGGCGGGTGTACAGCCTCTTTTTGATGGGGTTTGATTCGGGTATGACCTTGGGCAGTG
The DNA window shown above is from Thermostichus vulcanus str. 'Rupite' and carries:
- a CDS encoding glutathione S-transferase family protein — its product is MLRLYGIPTSGNCYKVELLLKQLGIPYEGISVNSRQGENRLPEYLAKNPFGQIPALELESGVVLAESAAILVYLAEDTPMYGQTKLERAEILKWLFFEQTRIARYIATTRFWVRAGQAEANASLIEQNLKLGTDALRIMNTHLEGKTFFVGERYTIADVALFTYTHVAEQGGFDLKPFPSIQAWCQRVQETDQFFPLPGA
- a CDS encoding MFS transporter; translation: MTLSLPLVLTAIFPSKRRLEDLDPPLWVKRLWIFCLCGGMFAFFAQATAFFPILPVYLTERWGSTAPVGLVVGAMAAGVLMLRPLIGIALDKWGRKPLLCLGLLAALLIQPLYLLAHSPEWLLPVRILHGLSQAGVATGSQTLLADLVPPERRAAMMGYLAMANTLGFAFGPWLGTRLYQAGGFEQFIVGLLWLLILGILLSFVLPWLPPPQKSDFPHDGTPSPWSALLYFPVREATFLFLISSLLHGGLTTYLPLLVAETGDFYSLFALGAVVVRWALGQWGHRVSYRFLSTTAFCCSSLALMGIVWQPGWLSSWAILYSLGFGTVFPVLSAIVSLAVPPEQRGRVYSLFLMGFDSGMTLGSAGMGSLLGFAPLSGLFLSWGGLGLGASWVAFRQFARPIPVVEAKNS
- a CDS encoding BMP family lipoprotein → MNWNLTRTVSPLKSLAVGLSVAALMGATPTSAQDPFKVGMVLVGPMQDGGWSQAHVQGSEYVKAQLPGVEFDYLDKVNPADRPNVRASQVADDMIAQGARVIIFTSDDHKDDAVETARRHPEIAVIHASGDMAWPEGKNYIEQPNLANIMPQMEEMRMVAGCAAALGSETGKIGMLGPLINDETRRYAAAAYLGAKYCWDTYRDRPEELEFRVTWIGFWFNIPGVTLDPTKVADDFYNGGFDVVMSALDTPEAAVQGKRAAEAGQRVRYTGYGLATGCDFAPDICLGVSYYNWGPGYKELIEAAKAGTFESQFVRPPIDWSDINNPDTSSAGFVIGDALGAEERAKLEEFIAGLGNGSIELFKGPLNFQDGTPFLAEGEVASEADIWYLGQLLEGMDGASN